One region of Candidatus Binatota bacterium genomic DNA includes:
- a CDS encoding enoyl-CoA hydratase/isomerase family protein: MAYEGYECLKVGLQEGVARVTIDHPPINLFDLALMGEMDRVGREIEADPAVRVVVFDSADPEFFIAHADVDFILQLPDDVPAKADTLGFFHVMVDRFRTMPKVSIGQVEGRARGGGSEFLLSLDMRFAAIGRAIFSQPEVALGILPGGGGTQRLPRLCGRARAAEIIFGCEDFDAELAERYGWVNRALPPGELAPFIDRLARRIASFPPEAIALAKQGINAAEPPVTEGLLEEAHLFNRLLATDDAKAAMKAFMEVGGQTRELELALGELDWGQVGKG; the protein is encoded by the coding sequence ATGGCGTATGAAGGATACGAGTGTCTGAAGGTCGGGCTGCAGGAGGGCGTCGCGAGGGTGACGATAGATCACCCGCCGATAAATCTTTTTGACCTGGCGTTGATGGGAGAGATGGACCGCGTAGGCCGCGAGATCGAGGCCGACCCGGCCGTAAGGGTGGTGGTCTTCGACAGCGCCGACCCGGAGTTTTTTATCGCCCACGCCGACGTGGACTTCATACTCCAGCTTCCCGACGATGTACCGGCCAAGGCAGACACGCTTGGTTTTTTTCACGTCATGGTCGACCGCTTTCGCACCATGCCCAAGGTGAGCATCGGCCAGGTCGAAGGCCGAGCGCGCGGCGGTGGCAGCGAGTTCCTGCTGTCACTCGACATGCGCTTTGCCGCCATCGGTCGCGCGATTTTTTCTCAGCCCGAGGTCGCGCTGGGCATACTTCCAGGCGGCGGCGGCACGCAGCGCCTGCCGCGCCTGTGCGGGCGCGCCCGGGCGGCCGAGATCATCTTCGGCTGCGAGGATTTCGACGCCGAGCTGGCCGAGCGCTACGGCTGGGTGAACCGCGCCCTGCCGCCCGGGGAACTCGCCCCCTTCATCGACCGCCTCGCGAGGCGCATAGCGTCGTTTCCGCCCGAGGCCATCGCGCTGGCCAAGCAGGGTATCAACGCCGCCGAGCCACCGGTTACAGAGGGCCTGCTCGAGGAGGCCCACCTGTTCAACCGCTTGCTGGCGACCGACGATGCCAAGGCCGCTATGAAGGCATTCATGGAGGTGGGCGGCCAGACCCGCGAGCTTGAGCTGGCCCTGGGCGAGTTGGACTGGGGGCAGGTAGGCAAGGGCTGA
- a CDS encoding nuclear transport factor 2 family protein encodes MPVDTEAFLARWNSAVHARDTEGLAALLADEVSMGAPPYWNRIEDKAVVAHLLGIIVETITDFTYHRQWLDGAELALEFHGHVGDCALQGIDLITLGEDGLITRLDVMIRPENALVLLRERVGPRMLEFFEAKAD; translated from the coding sequence ATGCCTGTTGATACCGAGGCCTTCCTTGCCCGATGGAACAGTGCGGTTCACGCGCGCGACACAGAGGGCCTGGCTGCCCTGCTGGCCGACGAGGTGAGCATGGGCGCGCCGCCTTACTGGAACCGTATCGAGGACAAGGCGGTAGTGGCCCACCTGCTGGGCATCATCGTGGAGACCATTACCGACTTCACCTACCACCGGCAGTGGCTCGACGGCGCCGAGCTCGCCCTGGAGTTCCACGGTCACGTGGGCGACTGCGCCTTGCAGGGCATCGACCTGATCACCCTTGGAGAGGACGGGCTGATAACGCGTCTGGATGTAATGATACGGCCGGAAAACGCGCTCGTGCTGCTGCGCGAGCGGGTGGGCCCGCGAATGCTGGAGTTCTTCGAAGCGAAGGCCGACTGA
- a CDS encoding MBL fold metallo-hydrolase: MWLRQPLPFSLNHINCYLLRDNGGWTVLDTGLRNSDVKKLWQSIIDNRLSGEPIRRVIATHLHPDHVGLAGWFTSRFGVELWMARSEFFLLRMLAADGPQDIRADAVAFYKRVGFSEERLDNYRMRFGSFGALIHPLPAGHRRLRDRQMVEIDGRDWEVVVGRGHSPEHACLYSRDLKIMLAGDQVLPRITPNVSVHPTEPHADPLGEWLESCTTLPDRIADDVLVLPAHGLPFNGLHARLAYLVEHHREALVRVRAACGEAATVPDVFPALFDREIDDSQFFMAAGECLAHINYLEARGYLRGEVDGEGLARYQSTDAEFDPAGVGGG, translated from the coding sequence ATGTGGCTCAGGCAGCCGCTGCCGTTCTCGCTCAACCACATTAACTGCTACCTGTTGCGCGACAACGGCGGCTGGACCGTTCTCGACACCGGCCTGCGCAACAGCGACGTCAAGAAGCTGTGGCAGTCCATCATCGATAACCGTCTTTCGGGCGAACCCATACGCCGGGTGATCGCCACCCACTTGCACCCCGATCACGTTGGCCTGGCCGGCTGGTTCACCAGTCGGTTTGGCGTGGAGCTGTGGATGGCTCGGTCAGAGTTCTTTTTGCTGCGCATGCTGGCCGCCGACGGTCCGCAGGACATTCGCGCCGACGCTGTGGCCTTCTACAAGCGCGTTGGTTTCAGCGAGGAGCGCCTGGACAACTACCGCATGCGTTTTGGTTCTTTCGGCGCGCTGATACACCCTCTGCCTGCAGGCCACCGCCGCTTGCGTGATCGCCAGATGGTGGAGATCGACGGGCGCGATTGGGAGGTGGTGGTTGGCCGCGGACATTCGCCCGAGCACGCGTGTCTCTATTCGCGTGACCTGAAAATCATGCTTGCCGGTGACCAGGTGCTGCCCCGTATAACTCCCAACGTGAGCGTGCACCCTACCGAGCCGCACGCCGACCCGCTGGGCGAGTGGCTGGAGTCGTGCACAACGCTGCCTGATCGTATTGCCGACGACGTGCTCGTGCTGCCCGCCCATGGCCTGCCGTTTAACGGACTGCACGCGCGCCTGGCCTATCTCGTGGAGCATCACCGCGAGGCCCTGGTTCGCGTGCGCGCGGCCTGCGGCGAGGCGGCCACGGTACCCGATGTTTTTCCGGCGCTGTTCGATCGCGAGATCGACGATTCGCAGTTCTTCATGGCCGCTGGCGAGTGCCTGGCCCACATTAATTACCTCGAGGCCCGCGGTTATCTCAGGGGCGAGGTCGATGGCGAAGGCCTGGCGCGCTACCAGTCCACCGACGCCGAGTTTGATCCTGCTGGCGTGGGCGGCGGCTGA